A section of the Nitrospirota bacterium genome encodes:
- the cas1 gene encoding CRISPR-associated endonuclease Cas1, which yields MGTLYIDRKGSHIKLDGNALAFYSNGEREGIVPVKPLKRVVVIGSMTIDTPVLHRFSDEGVSVIFLSGKRARFCGMMHGRLHNNGILRVRQYEKSGDSTFNLELSSDIVRRKILAQSGFFKEALKERDDLRLALKTALDTLEKVLGSVNAAGNNLDSLRGYEGGASAAYFSAFTKLFPDSLNFTKRTRRPPEDPVNAILSLCYTLLHYEMVREIEVIGLDPTIGFYHQFEYGRESLACDLVEAYRPSVDAFVWKIFRERIFAARDFSHEDERPGCYLKKNSRSRFYPLYEEWAQEMRPKYVEEVQALARRIMDGEDTFYGPDTVFK from the coding sequence ATGGGTACTCTGTATATTGACAGAAAAGGCTCTCACATAAAGCTTGACGGCAATGCCCTTGCCTTCTACTCAAACGGAGAAAGGGAAGGCATTGTGCCGGTTAAGCCGCTGAAAAGGGTTGTGGTTATCGGCAGTATGACGATTGATACACCGGTGCTGCACAGGTTCTCTGATGAGGGGGTAAGCGTGATCTTCCTGTCAGGGAAAAGGGCGAGGTTCTGCGGGATGATGCACGGCAGGCTGCACAATAATGGCATTCTGAGGGTAAGGCAGTATGAGAAGTCGGGTGATTCTACTTTTAATCTTGAATTATCCTCTGACATTGTTCGCAGGAAAATACTGGCCCAGTCTGGTTTTTTTAAGGAGGCACTTAAGGAGCGTGATGACTTGAGATTAGCGCTGAAAACAGCGTTGGATACCCTGGAGAAGGTGCTGGGGAGTGTTAATGCGGCAGGCAACAATCTCGATTCGCTCAGAGGTTATGAAGGCGGGGCATCAGCAGCATATTTTTCTGCCTTCACCAAACTATTCCCTGACTCCCTCAATTTTACCAAAAGGACAAGGCGTCCGCCGGAGGATCCTGTCAATGCAATCCTGTCCCTCTGCTATACCCTTCTCCACTATGAAATGGTGCGGGAGATCGAGGTCATCGGGCTTGACCCGACTATAGGGTTTTATCATCAGTTTGAATATGGCAGGGAGTCGCTTGCATGTGATCTTGTGGAGGCGTACAGACCTTCTGTTGATGCGTTTGTCTGGAAGATATTCAGGGAGAGGATATTTGCCGCAAGGGATTTTTCGCATGAAGATGAGAGACCGGGATGTTATCTAAAGAAAAACAGCAGGAGTCGTTTTTATCCTTTGTATGAGGAGTGGGCGCAGGAGATGAGGCCTAAATATGTCGAAGAAGTTCAGGCCCTTGCACGCAGGATTATGGATGGAGAGGATACATTCTATGGACCGGACACTGTATTTAAATGA
- a CDS encoding CRISPR-associated endonuclease Cas1 gives MDRTLYLNENKGLEVTRDGPSVWIKEDGKAGRRIPVRLVGRVVVIGNLRMDAGVITLFTENDIPVTFMNRKGKEVAVTIPYNHNLPRHYEEQRVLLDTEANENRVRAWIYSRRRGFHLSTVKRLSPVVAADFVSKGFREADYGDFIKKLRPRSEEQWVVVCGLIGNLFKEIIIGGLMKSDLDPHMGILYRRHNFGLALDICHIIGPEIDLHAVQFFRRNMDNNLMQKGNNGWIVSQEGMKDIIHRFENRRKALHEKIGNIIDDIFRLMRELMVGVGVE, from the coding sequence ATGGACCGGACACTGTATTTAAATGAGAATAAGGGATTAGAGGTGACAAGAGACGGCCCTTCTGTCTGGATTAAAGAAGATGGAAAGGCCGGCAGGCGCATCCCGGTGCGTTTGGTCGGACGTGTCGTCGTAATTGGCAACCTCAGGATGGATGCTGGTGTGATTACCCTGTTCACTGAAAATGACATACCCGTAACATTCATGAACAGGAAAGGCAAAGAGGTTGCTGTAACAATCCCATATAATCACAACCTGCCCCGTCATTATGAGGAGCAGAGGGTATTGCTTGATACTGAGGCGAATGAAAACAGGGTCAGGGCATGGATATATTCGAGGCGGAGAGGGTTTCATTTAAGCACTGTGAAAAGGCTGTCTCCTGTTGTGGCCGCAGATTTTGTGTCAAAGGGATTCAGGGAGGCTGATTACGGAGACTTCATAAAGAAATTAAGGCCGAGGAGTGAGGAGCAATGGGTGGTTGTCTGCGGGTTAATTGGCAACCTTTTTAAGGAGATCATAATCGGGGGCCTCATGAAAAGCGACCTTGATCCGCATATGGGAATTCTATACAGAAGGCACAACTTCGGTCTTGCCCTTGACATCTGCCACATCATTGGGCCTGAGATAGACCTACACGCGGTACAGTTTTTCAGGCGAAACATGGATAATAACCTGATGCAGAAGGGGAATAATGGCTGGATTGTCTCACAGGAAGGGATGAAGGATATAATACACCGTTTTGAGAACAGGAGGAAAGCGCTCCATGAAAAGATCGGGAATATTATTGATGACATATTCCGTCTCATGAGGGAATTGATGGTGGGTGTGGGGGTTGAGTAA
- the cas2 gene encoding CRISPR-associated endonuclease Cas2 — protein MTANYLVCYDITNERRLSRVFRLMKQRGIHIQYSVFYCRLTWQNLVELKGKLNGIINPREDDVRIYPLPGEMKVVVMGLGDRIPEGVSIFLQ, from the coding sequence ATGACAGCAAACTATCTGGTATGCTATGACATTACAAATGAGAGACGCCTCTCGCGTGTCTTCAGATTGATGAAACAAAGGGGTATTCATATCCAGTACTCTGTTTTTTACTGTAGATTAACATGGCAGAATCTTGTAGAATTGAAGGGCAAATTAAACGGGATTATCAATCCACGGGAAGATGATGTACGGATTTATCCGCTGCCGGGTGAGATGAAAGTCGTGGTGATGGGGCTTGGCGACAGGATACCGGAAGGAGTCAGTATATTCCTGCAATGA
- the cas6 gene encoding CRISPR system precrRNA processing endoribonuclease RAMP protein Cas6, with translation MIIRYQKYTFTIEASEPLTLPPYKGATFRGAFGSAFRRIVCALKKNDCSECLLKTRCVYVYVFETLPPDGAEMMGMNKYEAVPHPFIIEPPLDSRCNFKSGENLQFNLILTGRGIDYLPYFICTFEELGCIGIGKGRGKYKLQGVEDGVEQVYSIDSKVFRNTGSRELLIPEEFESCHDAESSSGVAEDRITLRFLTPARIKHQRSLTTELEFHVLIRNLLRRLGLMYYFHCGGAEPSWDYRGLIKEAEQVTIEKESLRWQDWERYSSRQDVRMKMGGVTGEVTYRGNLKPFYAILKAGEMLHVGKGTSFGLGKYEIQ, from the coding sequence ATGATTATCAGATACCAGAAATATACCTTTACCATTGAGGCATCTGAACCACTCACCCTGCCACCCTATAAGGGGGCAACCTTCAGGGGGGCCTTTGGAAGTGCATTCAGGAGGATTGTCTGTGCACTGAAGAAAAATGACTGCTCGGAATGTCTTCTGAAGACAAGGTGCGTCTATGTCTATGTGTTCGAGACATTGCCTCCGGATGGTGCAGAGATGATGGGTATGAATAAGTATGAGGCGGTGCCACACCCCTTTATAATTGAACCACCCCTGGACAGCCGCTGCAACTTCAAGAGTGGTGAGAACCTTCAATTTAACCTGATACTGACAGGGAGGGGTATAGACTATCTGCCGTATTTTATATGCACATTCGAAGAACTCGGGTGCATTGGCATTGGTAAGGGTAGAGGTAAGTATAAATTGCAGGGTGTAGAGGACGGTGTTGAGCAGGTGTATTCCATTGATAGTAAAGTTTTCAGAAATACCGGATCAAGAGAGCTGCTTATTCCTGAGGAGTTTGAGTCTTGTCATGATGCCGAAAGTAGTTCAGGTGTTGCTGAAGACAGGATTACCCTGCGATTTTTAACGCCGGCGAGGATTAAACATCAGAGAAGTCTTACCACGGAGCTTGAATTTCATGTGCTGATCAGAAACCTTCTGAGAAGGCTTGGCCTGATGTATTATTTCCACTGTGGAGGAGCGGAACCTTCATGGGACTACAGGGGCTTAATAAAAGAGGCGGAACAGGTTACCATTGAGAAGGAATCCCTGCGGTGGCAGGACTGGGAGAGGTATTCGTCAAGACAGGATGTAAGGATGAAGATGGGTGGTGTTACAGGGGAAGTGACTTACCGGGGGAATTTAAAACCATTTTATGCTATTCTAAAGGCAGGTGAGATGTTACATGTTGGAAAGGGAACAAGCTTTGGACTCGGCAAATATGAGATTCAATAG
- a CDS encoding UPF0182 family protein, producing the protein MLPKKLITYLLYFVVLLVVFIVPNLLGLLIDWYWFQEIGYTNIFSTILITKIFLGLGVGILSFVIIYLNFWLAQRLVVSRPLIVRLPEGVGTQTDMMRTLDLTRYINAFAMPVSLLFGFFTGLAGAGNWDTALKYFNATPFGVKDPIFGRDIAFYFFNLPLIQALAGLGFWLIIVSLLGAAASYVLRGAIAFNYPGPAAGIMRSLFLDKPAKVHLSILIAMFFVLTAFKIYSVRIPDLLYSSAGPFTGARFTDIHAMLPFLKLLIFVSLVAAVLVIINIYKSGNQLIVLAIALYALTSILGGWVYPALLQKFVIAPNELIKETPFIKHNIDATQKAYALDKIEERNLTGESVLTMADINNNRSTIKNVRLWDREPLLDTFGQLQEIRTYYDFISIDNDRYRFNGDYRQVLLSPRELNPVSLPQRTFINEHLTFTHGFGLTLSPVNEVTPEGLPVLFLKDLPPSSGIASLTVSRPEIYYGELAGNWVVVNTRTKEFDYPSGEENVFADYQGSGGVRIGSVFRKALFALRFGSMKILLSNDITPDSRIMYYRTIQERVRRVLPFLSMDHDPYMVVTKNGELKWIYDAYTTSNRYPYAEMVNDAFGSVSGRRLNYIRNSVKVVIDAYDGKMTFYIADNEDPVIKTYAGIFKGSFVPLNEMDEELRTHIRYPEDLFVYQTALYTVYHMDEAQIFYNKEDQWQIPVIASGKQTDSMMRHMIMKLPGERQEEFILMIPFTPRGKDNLSAWMVARNDGEYYGQLVVYRFPKQKLVYGPMQITNRINQDADIARQISLWDQRGSEVIRGNLLVIPIEEALIYIQPIYLRAAGGKIPELKRVIVAYENRIAMEETLEAALSGVFGGRVVQDREVSRALATTTPETGEVLFRQARDHYNRAIEAQRRGDWALYGEEIRKLGEALKKAK; encoded by the coding sequence ATGTTACCTAAAAAACTCATTACATACCTCCTCTACTTTGTAGTACTTCTGGTTGTTTTTATAGTACCCAACTTACTGGGTCTGCTTATTGACTGGTATTGGTTTCAGGAAATAGGCTATACCAATATCTTCAGTACCATTCTTATTACGAAGATTTTTCTTGGATTGGGAGTTGGAATTCTCAGTTTTGTAATCATCTACCTCAATTTCTGGCTGGCTCAGCGACTCGTCGTGTCGAGGCCATTGATCGTCCGGCTTCCGGAAGGTGTCGGGACGCAGACTGACATGATGCGAACGCTGGATCTGACGAGGTATATTAACGCATTCGCCATGCCGGTCTCGCTTTTATTCGGATTTTTCACGGGTCTGGCCGGGGCCGGCAATTGGGATACAGCACTTAAGTATTTTAACGCAACGCCATTTGGCGTGAAGGACCCCATATTTGGCCGGGACATTGCTTTTTACTTCTTTAACCTGCCGCTTATTCAGGCATTGGCAGGTTTGGGTTTCTGGCTTATTATTGTATCTCTGCTCGGTGCAGCTGCAAGCTATGTTCTGCGTGGCGCCATTGCGTTTAACTACCCTGGGCCGGCTGCCGGAATTATGAGGTCCCTCTTCCTGGACAAACCGGCAAAGGTTCACCTTTCGATCCTCATAGCCATGTTCTTCGTCTTAACGGCCTTTAAGATTTATTCCGTCAGGATCCCCGATTTATTATACAGCTCGGCAGGACCATTTACAGGCGCCAGGTTTACTGACATTCACGCCATGCTGCCATTCCTGAAGTTACTTATTTTTGTTTCGCTTGTCGCTGCTGTCCTGGTAATAATAAACATCTATAAATCCGGCAACCAACTGATTGTCCTTGCCATTGCCCTGTATGCCCTTACCTCTATTCTGGGCGGGTGGGTCTATCCGGCCCTCCTGCAGAAATTTGTTATTGCGCCTAATGAGCTCATCAAGGAAACTCCTTTTATTAAACACAATATTGATGCCACACAAAAGGCCTATGCATTGGATAAGATAGAAGAGCGCAATCTTACCGGCGAATCTGTCCTTACCATGGCAGACATCAATAACAATCGCTCTACAATAAAGAATGTCCGGTTATGGGATCGGGAACCCCTGCTCGACACTTTTGGCCAGTTGCAGGAGATACGCACATACTATGACTTTATATCAATTGATAATGACCGCTACCGTTTTAACGGCGACTACCGTCAGGTACTGCTTTCTCCCAGAGAGCTTAATCCTGTAAGTCTTCCTCAGCGCACCTTTATCAATGAGCACCTGACGTTTACGCATGGATTCGGTCTCACCTTAAGTCCGGTCAATGAGGTTACACCAGAGGGCCTGCCGGTGCTGTTTTTAAAAGACCTTCCCCCATCGTCCGGCATAGCCTCGCTAACAGTAAGCCGTCCGGAGATATACTATGGAGAACTTGCCGGCAACTGGGTAGTTGTCAATACCAGGACAAAAGAATTTGACTATCCTTCAGGTGAGGAAAATGTCTTTGCTGACTATCAAGGAAGCGGGGGAGTCAGAATCGGATCAGTATTCAGAAAGGCCCTGTTTGCATTACGGTTCGGCTCTATGAAGATATTACTGTCCAATGATATAACACCGGACTCAAGGATAATGTATTACCGCACTATTCAGGAAAGGGTCAGACGTGTCCTTCCCTTCCTGAGTATGGACCACGACCCTTATATGGTGGTTACAAAAAATGGGGAGCTTAAATGGATATATGACGCATATACTACCTCCAACCGCTATCCATATGCGGAAATGGTCAATGATGCATTTGGTTCTGTATCTGGTCGCCGCCTCAATTACATAAGAAATTCGGTGAAGGTGGTGATTGATGCCTATGACGGCAAGATGACATTTTATATTGCAGATAATGAAGATCCGGTTATTAAGACATATGCCGGTATTTTTAAAGGTTCGTTTGTTCCGCTTAATGAGATGGATGAAGAACTGAGGACTCATATACGGTATCCGGAAGATTTATTTGTCTATCAGACAGCACTGTACACGGTGTATCACATGGATGAGGCACAGATTTTCTACAACAAGGAAGACCAGTGGCAGATTCCGGTTATTGCCAGCGGGAAACAGACTGATTCAATGATGCGGCATATGATTATGAAACTCCCTGGAGAGAGACAGGAAGAGTTCATTTTAATGATACCATTTACCCCCCGCGGCAAGGACAATCTATCTGCCTGGATGGTGGCGCGAAATGACGGGGAATATTATGGACAACTGGTAGTGTATCGCTTTCCCAAACAGAAACTTGTTTATGGGCCGATGCAGATTACCAACCGCATAAATCAGGACGCAGACATCGCCCGTCAGATTTCTCTATGGGATCAGAGAGGATCTGAAGTTATCAGGGGCAATCTTCTGGTAATACCTATTGAGGAGGCTCTTATTTATATACAGCCGATCTATCTGCGTGCCGCGGGTGGTAAGATTCCCGAGCTAAAACGTGTTATTGTTGCGTATGAAAACCGCATTGCCATGGAAGAGACCCTTGAGGCGGCCCTGTCAGGAGTATTTGGCGGAAGGGTAGTCCAGGACAGGGAAGTTTCCAGGGCTCTTGCTACAACAACACCGGAAACAGGTGAGGTTTTATTCCGCCAGGCCAGAGATCACTACAACCGCGCCATCGAGGCGCAGCGCCGCGGTGACTGGGCGCTTTACGGTGAAGAGATAAGAAAGCTCGGGGAAGCGCTTAAAAAAGCAAAATAA
- a CDS encoding FTR1 family iron permease: MFKIFKKMHMKVFAPAIVLFIFLIFLPAHAAEKSWNVVVDEIEELLKDGKEAYAHGRSDEAKRFVSDAYFTAFEGEGMETAINIYISGERVYKLETMFGGIRKTISVRAPLPVVVGEMDSLISALREDAVRLPERGGAEGRQNESHYVSFINSFVIILREGFEAILVISALTAYLAKTGQKDNIRTVYLGGAAALVASLLTAVLLQTVIKISGAGKEAMEGVTMLFATAILFYVSYWLISKMEAARWQRYIQSKVSGSISRGNVIALGFAAFLAVYREGAETILFYQALYSSTAASGAVTLGLAAGILPLIAIFFLIKYGSVRIPVAPFFAVTSALLYYLAFSFAGKGVFELQAAEWISATHIKGFPTISPLGIFPSWEGIALQSILVIALGAALLYTFVLRPDPERRGVSKDFKRGIGS, from the coding sequence ATGTTTAAGATATTTAAGAAGATGCATATGAAGGTTTTTGCTCCTGCGATTGTATTGTTTATATTCCTTATTTTCCTGCCTGCCCATGCTGCAGAAAAGAGTTGGAATGTAGTGGTCGATGAGATCGAGGAACTATTGAAGGACGGAAAGGAGGCGTATGCCCACGGCAGGAGCGATGAGGCGAAGCGCTTCGTGTCAGATGCCTATTTTACGGCCTTTGAAGGGGAGGGGATGGAGACGGCCATCAATATCTACATTTCCGGGGAGAGGGTCTATAAGCTCGAAACGATGTTTGGAGGCATTCGAAAGACGATCAGCGTGAGGGCTCCTCTGCCGGTGGTTGTGGGAGAGATGGATTCATTGATCAGTGCCCTGAGGGAGGATGCAGTGCGGCTTCCTGAACGTGGTGGAGCCGAGGGGAGGCAGAATGAATCCCATTATGTTAGTTTCATCAACTCCTTTGTCATCATTCTGAGAGAAGGATTCGAGGCTATCCTCGTGATTTCGGCCCTGACTGCCTATCTTGCAAAGACAGGTCAGAAGGACAATATCCGGACGGTCTATCTTGGAGGGGCAGCGGCGCTGGTTGCCAGTCTCTTGACGGCCGTCCTGCTGCAGACGGTAATCAAAATCAGCGGGGCCGGCAAGGAGGCGATGGAAGGGGTGACGATGCTCTTTGCGACGGCGATACTCTTTTATGTGAGCTACTGGCTCATCAGCAAGATGGAGGCGGCCAGGTGGCAACGCTATATCCAATCGAAGGTGAGCGGCTCTATCAGCCGGGGGAATGTTATCGCCCTCGGCTTCGCGGCCTTTCTTGCTGTCTACCGTGAAGGGGCAGAGACGATCCTCTTCTATCAGGCCTTATATTCTTCAACCGCCGCAAGCGGTGCGGTGACACTTGGGCTTGCTGCAGGCATTCTGCCTCTCATAGCGATCTTCTTTTTGATCAAATACGGGAGTGTCCGGATCCCTGTTGCTCCGTTCTTTGCCGTCACCTCTGCACTTCTCTATTATCTCGCCTTCTCCTTTGCCGGGAAGGGTGTCTTCGAATTGCAGGCAGCGGAATGGATCTCCGCGACTCATATTAAGGGGTTCCCGACGATCAGCCCGCTGGGAATCTTTCCAAGTTGGGAGGGAATAGCGCTTCAGTCAATTCTCGTGATAGCACTGGGGGCGGCGCTCCTATACACCTTTGTTTTAAGGCCTGACCCGGAGAGAAGGGGCGTATCAAAAGATTTCAAAAGGGGGATAGGATCATGA
- a CDS encoding 4Fe-4S binding protein, with the protein MKDVLKVTGENLQIKKPDIKKGKPRKDIVGIIEAFFVRNRRRFVYFHTGMFIALALLLIVPALLPLPADDTTVLNNFTRFAGFLIWGLWFPLVLLSVVFFGRLWCGLLCPHGALSEYASKKGFGRPVPKWLRWGGVPIASFVLVTTFGQVVGIREYPMAALEVLGGTLIIAALVGLIYANGKRTFCRSLCPLGPLLGILSRLGAVSFERVGRESKGYPCPTFINTAKKVASSNCIECFKCVNPGVPGSLHLQIRRPGKEIEEIEKRKPDSWEVIYLFSATGLALGAFYWLVNPLYVHYKQVLGGILLGAGLGDWIGWSGPWWLMVNYPAAGDVFMLIDLISVTSFMFLCMAGVAAVLFFLTALSALLLRKQAPLMTTITKLGYLYAPLVLVSLVIGLGLILFQSLGAFGLSRATIRMIQGGLFATGGIWSLYLAVRLQDGLNRAIVPSIIGIGFLGYAWYQALF; encoded by the coding sequence ATGAAGGATGTCCTTAAGGTCACAGGGGAAAATCTCCAAATAAAGAAACCGGATATTAAGAAAGGCAAACCCCGAAAGGATATTGTCGGAATTATCGAAGCATTTTTCGTGCGAAACAGGCGGAGGTTTGTTTATTTCCACACAGGGATGTTTATAGCCCTCGCCCTGCTTCTCATAGTTCCCGCGCTGCTGCCTCTCCCGGCTGATGACACGACCGTTCTAAATAACTTTACCCGTTTTGCGGGGTTTCTGATCTGGGGGCTCTGGTTTCCACTGGTGCTCCTATCTGTCGTCTTTTTCGGGAGGCTCTGGTGTGGTCTCCTATGTCCCCATGGGGCGCTCTCTGAGTATGCCAGTAAGAAGGGGTTTGGCAGGCCGGTCCCGAAGTGGCTGCGCTGGGGAGGTGTGCCAATAGCGAGCTTTGTCCTGGTCACAACGTTCGGCCAGGTCGTTGGCATCAGGGAATATCCCATGGCGGCGTTGGAGGTACTTGGCGGGACTCTGATCATAGCTGCCCTTGTGGGTCTTATCTACGCTAACGGGAAGAGGACCTTCTGCAGGTCCCTCTGCCCACTGGGGCCTCTCCTCGGCATCCTGTCGAGGCTTGGCGCCGTCAGCTTTGAGAGAGTGGGTAGAGAGAGTAAAGGCTATCCCTGTCCGACCTTCATCAATACTGCGAAGAAGGTGGCGAGTTCGAACTGCATCGAGTGTTTCAAATGCGTGAATCCCGGTGTGCCTGGTTCCCTTCATCTTCAGATCAGGAGGCCTGGAAAAGAGATTGAAGAGATCGAAAAGAGAAAACCGGACTCCTGGGAGGTGATCTATCTCTTTTCAGCAACTGGCCTTGCCCTGGGCGCCTTTTACTGGCTGGTGAATCCTCTCTACGTACACTATAAACAGGTACTGGGCGGAATCCTTTTGGGTGCCGGGCTTGGCGACTGGATCGGATGGAGCGGCCCCTGGTGGCTGATGGTAAATTATCCGGCAGCAGGGGATGTGTTCATGCTTATAGACTTGATCTCTGTCACAAGTTTCATGTTTCTCTGCATGGCAGGGGTTGCTGCAGTACTCTTTTTTCTGACAGCCCTTTCAGCCCTGCTCCTGAGGAAACAGGCCCCCCTAATGACGACCATCACAAAGTTGGGTTATCTCTACGCGCCGCTCGTACTCGTATCCCTCGTGATAGGGCTTGGTCTGATCCTGTTTCAATCCCTCGGCGCCTTTGGATTGAGCAGGGCGACGATCCGGATGATCCAGGGAGGTCTGTTCGCGACCGGCGGCATCTGGAGCCTGTATCTTGCAGTCAGACTTCAGGACGGTTTAAACCGGGCCATTGTTCCCAGCATTATTGGGATTGGATTTTTGGGTTATGCATGGTATCAGGCGCTTTTTTAA
- a CDS encoding iron transporter, whose translation MKIAVKIFAALSVLFVSYLPAMALETPIGLSRTQNGMEIAAVYLQAIEMEPKDGPHAMRAREKSDIHLEADIRAEENNPNGFAAGEWVPNLTVHYTLIKLDTNEKVEGHMMPMVANDGPHYGDNVKMPGVGKYKLIYRIDNPLKQGFGRHVDKETGVGPWFKAFEVEWEFKYFGAGKKGGY comes from the coding sequence ATGAAAATCGCAGTAAAGATATTTGCAGCATTGTCAGTTTTATTTGTATCCTATTTGCCGGCCATGGCGCTTGAAACCCCTATCGGACTTTCCAGGACCCAGAACGGCATGGAGATAGCGGCTGTCTATCTGCAGGCCATTGAGATGGAGCCGAAGGATGGACCACATGCAATGCGTGCCAGAGAGAAATCAGACATACATCTCGAGGCTGACATCCGGGCAGAAGAGAATAATCCGAATGGTTTTGCTGCCGGAGAGTGGGTCCCTAACCTGACGGTCCACTATACGCTGATCAAACTCGATACCAACGAGAAGGTCGAGGGTCACATGATGCCAATGGTTGCCAACGACGGCCCTCACTATGGTGATAATGTCAAGATGCCTGGGGTGGGGAAATACAAGTTGATATACAGGATTGACAACCCTCTGAAACAGGGCTTTGGGAGACATGTGGATAAAGAAACCGGTGTGGGACCGTGGTTCAAGGCCTTTGAGGTTGAGTGGGAGTTCAAATACTTCGGAGCCGGCAAAAAGGGCGGGTATTAA
- a CDS encoding gamma-glutamyl-gamma-aminobutyrate hydrolase family protein, whose product MNRQPVIAITARTEELRDRPQTTLPNTYARVIEDAGGIPLIIPITDKKEHVARIAGIADAFLFSGGDDIHPRYYGEEPLYDMALSPDKRTQFELELFKEVVHLRKPALGICLGAQLINIALGGSLFQDIPSQIRNPLNHRGQHNITVVEGTMLYDILSARSGTKLNSVPLTNDISIFSTHHQSVRSSGKGLVVSAASTDGVIEAIELPDYPFLIGVQWHPEMEPDSAYTKMLLRAFINSA is encoded by the coding sequence GTGAACCGGCAACCGGTTATTGCAATCACGGCAAGGACAGAGGAACTGCGTGACAGGCCGCAGACCACTTTACCCAATACATACGCCAGGGTTATAGAAGACGCAGGTGGCATTCCATTAATAATCCCGATTACAGATAAGAAAGAGCATGTCGCTCGGATCGCCGGGATTGCAGACGCCTTTCTGTTCAGCGGCGGCGATGATATCCATCCCCGATACTATGGGGAAGAGCCTCTTTACGACATGGCATTATCCCCTGATAAGAGGACTCAGTTTGAGTTAGAGCTGTTTAAAGAGGTGGTGCATCTTCGAAAGCCGGCCCTCGGCATCTGTCTCGGCGCTCAGCTCATTAATATTGCGCTTGGAGGAAGCCTGTTTCAGGACATACCATCACAAATCCGGAACCCTCTAAACCACAGAGGTCAGCATAACATAACCGTTGTAGAAGGGACGATGCTTTATGATATACTCTCAGCCAGGTCGGGGACAAAATTAAATTCTGTCCCCCTGACCAACGATATCTCCATCTTCAGCACACACCACCAGTCAGTCAGGTCGTCTGGAAAGGGACTTGTAGTAAGCGCCGCTTCAACTGACGGGGTAATTGAGGCAATCGAGCTGCCTGACTACCCATTTTTGATCGGCGTCCAATGGCACCCTGAGATGGAGCCAGACAGCGCGTATACCAAAATGCTATTAAGGGCATTCATCAACTCTGCGTAA